A window of the Bos indicus x Bos taurus breed Angus x Brahman F1 hybrid chromosome X, Bos_hybrid_MaternalHap_v2.0, whole genome shotgun sequence genome harbors these coding sequences:
- the SHROOM4 gene encoding protein Shroom4 isoform X1: MENRPGSFQYVPVQLQGGAPWGFTLKGGLEHCEPLTVSKIEDGGKAALSQKMRTGDELVNINGTPLYGSRQEALILIKGSFRTLKLIVRRRNAPVSRPHSWHVAKLLEGCPEAATTMHFPSEAFSLSWHSGCNTSDVCVQWCPLSRHCSTEKSSSIGSMESLEQPGQATYEGHLLPIDQSTYPNQRDSAYSSFSASSNASDCALSLRPEEPASVDCIMQGPGPTKAPNSRPNVVETSGGGWRTSGGHLTASSQMSSCPQEVSHSEPAKAARGPPQPPVRRDSLQASRAQLFNGEQCRASELIDSLQQKEKPSLDTMLSPRNPNRFCCLSGQDQVTNEGHQNCELSQPPESNQKGSENLPMEASAKAVGVPKACDKTSSIGSSPLNQASAELAKTSSFGSSPHLTGPTGHRHSAPEQLLVSHLQRVHLDTRDSRGTELQAGQDGQEWTVSPLHMHSSHTSKKSPCAPAGGTQDQPSKDRKTKPVDDRPLGSGHQSPSSSPHGEADGHHPEKGFQDPNRASRADSELVSQQSSGSLAQQTRDCSSTSKVAGSTEATEEGDSEPKECGRVGSKRNGGFRGRSIQNRRKSERFATNLRNEIQRRKAQLQKGKSPLSQLCYTKEPVEETEETLESPPLPSSNSALLSSYKKPPSPRDKLFNKSMILRARSSECLSQAPEGQESRIGLEGRVSPGQRSGQSSLSPNTWWKASDPSSSDSEKTNVHHGVCGGHWRWSPEHNLQPHVALAMEGPSNPGDKELKASTVQAGEEAILLPFADRRKFFEESSKSLSTSHLPGLTTHNKTFTQRPKPIDQSFQPMSSSYRELRRHPIDQSYHSTDQPYHATDQSYHSISPLQSETPTYTECFASKGLEQSMCCKPLHCGDFDYHRTCSYSCNVQGAVVHDPCIYCSGEICPALRKRNMIPNCYNCRCHHHQCIRCSACCHNPQHGTLEDSSLKPGNTWKPRKPTVQEFPGDKWKPITGNRKTSQSGREMAHSKASFSWATPFHPCLENPALDLSNYRAVSSLDLLGDFKHSSKKTEETSVYEEESSLASMPRPLRSRAFSESHITLDPQSSQVWEQHRKELFNKVDETQPDALGARKKAFPPPRPPPPNWEKYRLFRAAQQQQQQQKQQQQEEEEEEEEEEEEEEEEGVEEEEEEEEAGEEEELPPQYFSSETTGSGALHPEEVLEQPQLPAFGHLEAPRQGSQSLPAEPESFALRSSDFLPPVRGHLGSQAEKAQPPCYYGIGGLWRTSEQETTDSKPEALMAEESKSKPAWSQSYFFPEEQFSFMGWGSDKQHLNPSGFSEPKTTGQDFQHFSPPQGAPGIPTSYSAYYNISVAKAELLNKLKDQPEMLEIGLGEEEIDHELAQKKVQLIDSIGRKLSVLREAQRGLLEDITANSALGEEVEANLKALCKSNEFEKYRLFIGDLDKVVNLLLSLSGRLARVENALNSIDSEANQEKLVLIEKKQQLTGQLADAKELKEHVDRREKLVFGMVSRYLPQDQLQDYQHFVKMKSALIIEQRELEEKIKLGEEQLKCLRESLLLGPSNF, translated from the exons TGACGTGTGTGTGCAGTGGTGTCCACTCTCCCGGCACTGCAGCACTGAGAAAAGCAGCTCCATTGGCAGTATGGAGAGCCTGGAGCAACCAGGCCAAGCCACCTATGAGGGCCATCTTTTGCCCATTGACCAGAGCACATACCCCAACCAGCGTGATTCAGCCTATAGCTCCTTCTCAGCCAGCTCAAATGCCTCTGACTGTGCCCTTTCCCTCAGGCCAGAGGAGCCAGCCTCTGTGGACTGTATCATGCAAGGCCCAGGGCCAACTAAAGCCCCTAATAGTCGCCCTAATGTGGTCGAGACCTCAGGAGGTGGCTGGCGCACCAGTGGGGGTCACCTGACTGCTAGCTCCCAGATGTCATCCTGTCCTCAGGAGGTCTCCCACTCAGAGCCTGCCAAGGCTGCCAGGGGTCCCCCTCAACCTCCAGTGAGGCGAGACAGTCTTCAGGCCTCCAGAGCCCAACTCTTCAATGGAGAGCAGTGCAGGGCTTCTGAGCTTATAGATTCCTTGCAACAGAAGGAGAAACCTAGCTTGGACACCATGCTATCCCCAAGGAACCCTAATAGGTTCTGCTGCCTCAGCGGGCAAGACCAAGTGACAAATGAAGGCCATCAGAACTGTGAGCTCAGCCAACCTCCTGAATCTAACCAGAAGGGCTCTGAGAATCTACCGATGGAGGCCTCAGCCAAAGCTGTTGGAGTCCCAAAAGCATGTGACAAAACTTCCAGCATAGGTTCCAGCCCACTCAACCAGGCTTCAGCAGAGCTAGCTAAGACTTCTTCTTTTGGCAGCTCTCCACACCTCACAGGACCCACAGGGCATCGCCATAGTGCCCCTGAACAGCTGCTGGTGTCCCACTTGCAGCGTGTGCACCTTGATACTAGGGACAGCAGGGGGACAGAGCTCCAAGCTGGGCAGGATGGGCAGGAGTGGACCGTATCCCCTTTGCACATGCACAGTAGCCACACAAGCAAGAAAAGCCCATGTGCCCCTGCAGGAGGAACCCAGGACCAGCCGAGCAAAGACAGAAAGACCAAGCCAGTGGATGATAGACCTCTGGGTTCAGGTCATCAGAGCCCAAGCAGTTCCCCACATGGAGAGGCTGACGGACACCATCCAGAAAAAGGCTTCCAGGATCCAAACAGAGCAAGCAGAGCTGATAGTGAACTGGTCAGCCAGCAGTCCTCTGGCTCCCTTGCTCAACAAACCAGGGACTGTTCTTCAACCTCTAAAGTAGCTGGCAGCACAGAGGCAACTGAGGAAGGGGACAGTGAGCCCAAGGAGTGTGGCCGGGTGGGCAGTAAGCGAAATGGAGGGTTCCGGGGCCGCTCGATCCAAAACCGGCGGAAGAGCGAACGTTTTGCTACCAATCTACGTAATGAAATTCAGAGGAGGAAGGCCCAGCTCCAGAAAGGCAAGAGTCCCTTGTCACAGCTGTGTTACACCAAGGAGCCAGTGGAAGAGACCGAGGAGACCCTGGAAAGTCCTCCACTTCCTTCCTCTAACTCAGCCCTTCTATCTTCATATAAAAAACCACCAAGCCCCAGAGACAAGCTCTTCAACAAGAGCATGATACTCAGGGCTAGGTCTTCAGAGTGCCTCAGTCAAGCCCCTGAGGGTCAAGAATCTAGGATTGGCTTGGAGGGACGAGTGAGTCCTGGCCAGAGATCTGGCCAGTCCTCTTTGAGCCCAAACACCTGGTGGAAAGCATCTGACCCATCCTCGTCAGACTCTGAAAAAACAAACGTTCACCATGGAGTCTGTGGAGGTCACTGGAGATGGTCACCAGAGCACAACCTGCAGCCACATGTGGCACTAGCCATGGAAGGCCCTTCCAACCCAGGTGACAAGGAATTGAAAGCGTCTACTGTCCAAGCTGGGGAGGAAGCCATCCTCTTGCCCTTTGCAGACAGAAGAAAGTTCTTTGAAGAGAGTAGCAAATCCTTATCTACATCTCATTTGCCAGGTTTAACCACTCATAACAAGACTTTTACCCAGAGACCAAAACCTATTGACCAAAGCTTTCAGCCAATGAGCTCCAGCTATAGAGAATTGAGGCGCCATCCCATAGACCAATCATATCACTCCACAGACCAACCCTATCATGCCACAGACCAATCATATCATTCCATATCACCCCTTCAGTCAGAAACTCCCACTTACACAGAATGTTTTGCAAGCAAAGGTCTAGAACAATCCATGTGCTGTAAGCCACTACACTGTGGTGATTTTGATTACCACAGGACGTGCTCTTACTCCTGCAATGTCCAGGGAGCTGTAGTCCATGACCCTTGCATTTATTGTTCTGGGGAAATCTGTCCTGCTTTGCGAAAGAGAAATATGATTCCAAACTGCTACAATTGCCGGTGCCACCATCACCAGTGCATCCGGTGTTCAGCTTGCTGTCATAATCCCCAGCATGGTACCCTCGAGGACAGCAGCTTGAAACCTGGCAACACTTGGAAACCCAGGAAGCCGACAGTGCAG GAATTTCCTGGGGACAAATGGAAACCAATAACAGGAAACAGGAAGACCAGCCAGTCAGGGAG GGAAATGGCTCATTCCAAGGCTAGCTTTTCATGGGCAACCCCATTccatccttgccttgagaacccagcACTGGACTTGTCAAACTACCGAGCAGTCTCTTCTCTTGACCTCCTTGGAGACTTTAAGCACTCCtccaaaaaaacagaggaaacctCCGTTTATGAAGAGGAGAGCTCCCTAGCCTCCATGCCTCGCCCACTGCGCAGCCGTGCCTTCTCAGAAAGCCACATCACCCTGGATCCTCAGAGTTCCCAGGTCTGGGAGCAGCATAGGAAGGAGCTCTTCAACAAAGTTGATGAGACCCAGCCAGATGCTCTGGGTGCCAGGAAGAAGGCCTttcctcctcctcgtcctcctcctcccAACTGGGAGAAGTACAGGCTCTTCCGTGCAGcccagcaacagcaacagcagcaaaagcagcagcagcaagaggaggaagaagaggaggaggaggaagaggaagaagaagaggaggaaggggtagaggaggaggaagaagaggaggaagcgggggaggaggaggagctgccaCCCCAGTATTTCAGTTCAGAAACCACTGGTTCTGGTGCCCTCCATCCTGAGGAGGTTCTGGAGCAGCCCCAGCTTCCGGCCTTTGGCCACCTGGAGGCCCCGAGGCAGGGCTCACAAAGCCTCCCAGCAGAGCCAGAATCCTTTGCTCTGCGTTCCAGTGATTTCCTGCCTCCAGTAAGGGGCCACTTGGGATCTCAAGCTGAAAAGGCTCAACCTCCTTGTTATTATGGCATTGGTGGGCTTTGGAGGACATCAGAGCAGGAGACCACTGATTCCAA ACCAGAAGCTTTGATGGCGGAAGAGTCCAAATCCAAACCAGCATGGAGCCAGAGCTACTTCTTTCCTGAGGAGCAGTTCTCTTTCATGGGCTGGGGCTCAGATAAGCAGCACCTCAACCCTTCAGGCTTCAGTGAACCCAAGACAACAGG ACAAGATTTTCAGCACTTCTCACCTCCTCAGGGGGCCCCAGGGATCCCTACCTCTTATTCAGCTTATTACAATATTTCTGTGGCCAAAGCAGAGCTGTTGAACAAGTTGAAAGACCAACCTGAGATGTTAGAGATTGGCCTAGGAGAGGAGGAAATTGACCACGAACTGGCTCAAAAAAAG GTACAGCTTATTGACAGCATTGGCAGAAAACTCTCTGTCCTGCGGGAGGCCCAGCGAGGACTGCTGGAAGACATCACTGCCAATTCTGCCCttggggaggaggtggaggccAACCTAAAAGCCCTCTGCAAATCCAATGAGTTTGAAAAATACCGTTTATTTATCGGGGACCTGGACAAAGTAGTCAACCTGTTGCTGTCACTCTCTGGTCGGCTGGCACGGGTGGAGAATGCTCTCAACAGCATCGATTCAGAGGCCAACCAGGAGAAG TTGGTGCTGATAGAGAAGAAGCAGCAGCTGACAGGGCAGTTGGCAGATGCCAAGGAGCTGAAGGAGCATGTGGACCGTCGGGAGAAGTTGGTGTTTGGCATGGTCTCCCGTTACCTGCCTCAGGACCAGCTCCAAGATTACCAGCACTTTGTGAAGATGAAATCTGCTCTCATCATTGAACAGCGAGAGCTGGAAGAGAAGATCAAGCTCGGGGAAGAACAGCTCAAATGTCTCAGGGAAAGCCTGCTCCTGGGGCCCAGTAATTTCTAA
- the SHROOM4 gene encoding protein Shroom4 isoform X4, whose translation MENRPGSFQYVPVQLQGGAPWGFTLKGGLEHCEPLTVSKIEDGGKAALSQKMRTGDELVNINGTPLYGSRQEALILIKGSFRTLKLIVRRRNAPVSRPHSWHVAKLLEGCPEAATTMHFPSEAFSLSWHSGCNTSDVCVQWCPLSRHCSTEKSSSIGSMESLEQPGQATYEGHLLPIDQSTYPNQRDSAYSSFSASSNASDCALSLRPEEPASVDCIMQGPGPTKAPNSRPNVVETSGGGWRTSGGHLTASSQMSSCPQEVSHSEPAKAARGPPQPPVRRDSLQASRAQLFNGEQCRASELIDSLQQKEKPSLDTMLSPRNPNRFCCLSGQDQVTNEGHQNCELSQPPESNQKGSENLPMEASAKAVGVPKACDKTSSIGSSPLNQASAELAKTSSFGSSPHLTGPTGHRHSAPEQLLVSHLQRVHLDTRDSRGTELQAGQDGQEWTVSPLHMHSSHTSKKSPCAPAGGTQDQPSKDRKTKPVDDRPLGSGHQSPSSSPHGEADGHHPEKGFQDPNRASRADSELVSQQSSGSLAQQTRDCSSTSKVAGSTEATEEGDSEPKECGRVGSKRNGGFRGRSIQNRRKSERFATNLRNEIQRRKAQLQKGKSPLSQLCYTKEPVEETEETLESPPLPSSNSALLSSYKKPPSPRDKLFNKSMILRARSSECLSQAPEGQESRIGLEGRVSPGQRSGQSSLSPNTWWKASDPSSSDSEKTNVHHGVCGGHWRWSPEHNLQPHVALAMEGPSNPGDKELKASTVQAGEEAILLPFADRRKFFEESSKSLSTSHLPGLTTHNKTFTQRPKPIDQSFQPMSSSYRELRRHPIDQSYHSTDQPYHATDQSYHSISPLQSETPTYTECFASKGLEQSMCCKPLHCGDFDYHRTCSYSCNVQGAVVHDPCIYCSGEICPALRKRNMIPNCYNCRCHHHQCIRCSACCHNPQHGTLEDSSLKPGNTWKPRKPTVQEFPGDKWKPITGNRKTSQSGREMAHSKASFSWATPFHPCLENPALDLSNYRAVSSLDLLGDFKHSSKKTEETSVYEEESSLASMPRPLRSRAFSESHITLDPQSSQVWEQHRKELFNKVDETQPDALGARKKAFPPPRPPPPNWEKYRLFRAAQQQQQQQKQQQQEEEEEEEEEEEEEEEEGVEEEEEEEEAGEEEELPPQYFSSETTGSGALHPEEVLEQPQLPAFGHLEAPRQGSQSLPAEPESFALRSSDFLPPVRGHLGSQAEKAQPPCYYGIGGLWRTSEQETTDSKPEALMAEESKSKPAWSQSYFFPEEQFSFMGWGSDKQHLNPSGFSEPKTTGQDFQHFSPPQGAPGIPTSYSAYYNISVAKAELLNKLKDQPEMLEIGLGEEEIDHELAQKKGTAY comes from the exons TGACGTGTGTGTGCAGTGGTGTCCACTCTCCCGGCACTGCAGCACTGAGAAAAGCAGCTCCATTGGCAGTATGGAGAGCCTGGAGCAACCAGGCCAAGCCACCTATGAGGGCCATCTTTTGCCCATTGACCAGAGCACATACCCCAACCAGCGTGATTCAGCCTATAGCTCCTTCTCAGCCAGCTCAAATGCCTCTGACTGTGCCCTTTCCCTCAGGCCAGAGGAGCCAGCCTCTGTGGACTGTATCATGCAAGGCCCAGGGCCAACTAAAGCCCCTAATAGTCGCCCTAATGTGGTCGAGACCTCAGGAGGTGGCTGGCGCACCAGTGGGGGTCACCTGACTGCTAGCTCCCAGATGTCATCCTGTCCTCAGGAGGTCTCCCACTCAGAGCCTGCCAAGGCTGCCAGGGGTCCCCCTCAACCTCCAGTGAGGCGAGACAGTCTTCAGGCCTCCAGAGCCCAACTCTTCAATGGAGAGCAGTGCAGGGCTTCTGAGCTTATAGATTCCTTGCAACAGAAGGAGAAACCTAGCTTGGACACCATGCTATCCCCAAGGAACCCTAATAGGTTCTGCTGCCTCAGCGGGCAAGACCAAGTGACAAATGAAGGCCATCAGAACTGTGAGCTCAGCCAACCTCCTGAATCTAACCAGAAGGGCTCTGAGAATCTACCGATGGAGGCCTCAGCCAAAGCTGTTGGAGTCCCAAAAGCATGTGACAAAACTTCCAGCATAGGTTCCAGCCCACTCAACCAGGCTTCAGCAGAGCTAGCTAAGACTTCTTCTTTTGGCAGCTCTCCACACCTCACAGGACCCACAGGGCATCGCCATAGTGCCCCTGAACAGCTGCTGGTGTCCCACTTGCAGCGTGTGCACCTTGATACTAGGGACAGCAGGGGGACAGAGCTCCAAGCTGGGCAGGATGGGCAGGAGTGGACCGTATCCCCTTTGCACATGCACAGTAGCCACACAAGCAAGAAAAGCCCATGTGCCCCTGCAGGAGGAACCCAGGACCAGCCGAGCAAAGACAGAAAGACCAAGCCAGTGGATGATAGACCTCTGGGTTCAGGTCATCAGAGCCCAAGCAGTTCCCCACATGGAGAGGCTGACGGACACCATCCAGAAAAAGGCTTCCAGGATCCAAACAGAGCAAGCAGAGCTGATAGTGAACTGGTCAGCCAGCAGTCCTCTGGCTCCCTTGCTCAACAAACCAGGGACTGTTCTTCAACCTCTAAAGTAGCTGGCAGCACAGAGGCAACTGAGGAAGGGGACAGTGAGCCCAAGGAGTGTGGCCGGGTGGGCAGTAAGCGAAATGGAGGGTTCCGGGGCCGCTCGATCCAAAACCGGCGGAAGAGCGAACGTTTTGCTACCAATCTACGTAATGAAATTCAGAGGAGGAAGGCCCAGCTCCAGAAAGGCAAGAGTCCCTTGTCACAGCTGTGTTACACCAAGGAGCCAGTGGAAGAGACCGAGGAGACCCTGGAAAGTCCTCCACTTCCTTCCTCTAACTCAGCCCTTCTATCTTCATATAAAAAACCACCAAGCCCCAGAGACAAGCTCTTCAACAAGAGCATGATACTCAGGGCTAGGTCTTCAGAGTGCCTCAGTCAAGCCCCTGAGGGTCAAGAATCTAGGATTGGCTTGGAGGGACGAGTGAGTCCTGGCCAGAGATCTGGCCAGTCCTCTTTGAGCCCAAACACCTGGTGGAAAGCATCTGACCCATCCTCGTCAGACTCTGAAAAAACAAACGTTCACCATGGAGTCTGTGGAGGTCACTGGAGATGGTCACCAGAGCACAACCTGCAGCCACATGTGGCACTAGCCATGGAAGGCCCTTCCAACCCAGGTGACAAGGAATTGAAAGCGTCTACTGTCCAAGCTGGGGAGGAAGCCATCCTCTTGCCCTTTGCAGACAGAAGAAAGTTCTTTGAAGAGAGTAGCAAATCCTTATCTACATCTCATTTGCCAGGTTTAACCACTCATAACAAGACTTTTACCCAGAGACCAAAACCTATTGACCAAAGCTTTCAGCCAATGAGCTCCAGCTATAGAGAATTGAGGCGCCATCCCATAGACCAATCATATCACTCCACAGACCAACCCTATCATGCCACAGACCAATCATATCATTCCATATCACCCCTTCAGTCAGAAACTCCCACTTACACAGAATGTTTTGCAAGCAAAGGTCTAGAACAATCCATGTGCTGTAAGCCACTACACTGTGGTGATTTTGATTACCACAGGACGTGCTCTTACTCCTGCAATGTCCAGGGAGCTGTAGTCCATGACCCTTGCATTTATTGTTCTGGGGAAATCTGTCCTGCTTTGCGAAAGAGAAATATGATTCCAAACTGCTACAATTGCCGGTGCCACCATCACCAGTGCATCCGGTGTTCAGCTTGCTGTCATAATCCCCAGCATGGTACCCTCGAGGACAGCAGCTTGAAACCTGGCAACACTTGGAAACCCAGGAAGCCGACAGTGCAG GAATTTCCTGGGGACAAATGGAAACCAATAACAGGAAACAGGAAGACCAGCCAGTCAGGGAG GGAAATGGCTCATTCCAAGGCTAGCTTTTCATGGGCAACCCCATTccatccttgccttgagaacccagcACTGGACTTGTCAAACTACCGAGCAGTCTCTTCTCTTGACCTCCTTGGAGACTTTAAGCACTCCtccaaaaaaacagaggaaacctCCGTTTATGAAGAGGAGAGCTCCCTAGCCTCCATGCCTCGCCCACTGCGCAGCCGTGCCTTCTCAGAAAGCCACATCACCCTGGATCCTCAGAGTTCCCAGGTCTGGGAGCAGCATAGGAAGGAGCTCTTCAACAAAGTTGATGAGACCCAGCCAGATGCTCTGGGTGCCAGGAAGAAGGCCTttcctcctcctcgtcctcctcctcccAACTGGGAGAAGTACAGGCTCTTCCGTGCAGcccagcaacagcaacagcagcaaaagcagcagcagcaagaggaggaagaagaggaggaggaggaagaggaagaagaagaggaggaaggggtagaggaggaggaagaagaggaggaagcgggggaggaggaggagctgccaCCCCAGTATTTCAGTTCAGAAACCACTGGTTCTGGTGCCCTCCATCCTGAGGAGGTTCTGGAGCAGCCCCAGCTTCCGGCCTTTGGCCACCTGGAGGCCCCGAGGCAGGGCTCACAAAGCCTCCCAGCAGAGCCAGAATCCTTTGCTCTGCGTTCCAGTGATTTCCTGCCTCCAGTAAGGGGCCACTTGGGATCTCAAGCTGAAAAGGCTCAACCTCCTTGTTATTATGGCATTGGTGGGCTTTGGAGGACATCAGAGCAGGAGACCACTGATTCCAA ACCAGAAGCTTTGATGGCGGAAGAGTCCAAATCCAAACCAGCATGGAGCCAGAGCTACTTCTTTCCTGAGGAGCAGTTCTCTTTCATGGGCTGGGGCTCAGATAAGCAGCACCTCAACCCTTCAGGCTTCAGTGAACCCAAGACAACAGG ACAAGATTTTCAGCACTTCTCACCTCCTCAGGGGGCCCCAGGGATCCCTACCTCTTATTCAGCTTATTACAATATTTCTGTGGCCAAAGCAGAGCTGTTGAACAAGTTGAAAGACCAACCTGAGATGTTAGAGATTGGCCTAGGAGAGGAGGAAATTGACCACGAACTGGCTCAAAAAAA AGGTACAGCTTATTGA